The Metamycoplasma canadense genomic interval TTGATACACCTGTTTTACAACCAATTTTGGGTGGCGCAGCTGCAAAACCTTTTATTACATTCTATAATGCTTTAAACCGTAATTTTTATTTAAGAATCGCAACTGAATTACCATTAAAAAAATGTATTGTTGGTGGACTTGAAAGAGTTTATGAAATAGGACGTATTTTTAGAAACGAGGGAGTTGATAGTACTCATAATCCTGAATTTACTTCAATCGAATTTTACGAAGCTTATTCAGACATGTGAGGAATGATGGAAAGAACAGAAGGCGTTTTTAAACATTTGACTCAAAAATTAGGCATTGAAAAAGTTAAATTTAATGGTTATGATATTGAATTTAAGTACCCATTTGCTAGAATTAACATGGTTGATGCTGTATCTGAAAAAATTGGTGTTAATGTTCGTTTATTAAACGATGAGCAAGCAATTGAATTAGCTAAAAAACATGATATCAAAACTGAAAAATACTATAAATTAGGTCATGTTATTAACGAATTATTCGAAAAATATATTGAAGAAACCCTTATTCAACCAACATTTGTTTATGGACACCCAATTGAAATTAGTCCCTTAGCTTTTAAAGAATTAGAAGATGAAAGATTTACCCAAAGAGCTGAATTATTTATAGGTACAAAAGAATTTGCTAATATGTTTACTGAACTTTCAGATCCAATTGATCAATTAGAAAGATTTGAAGCACAATTAGAAGAAAGAGAAAACGGAAATGAAGAAGCTAATGAAATTGATTGAGATTTTGTTAATGCTTTAGAATATGGTTTACCCCCTACAGGTGGATGTGGTATTGGAATTGATCGTTTGATTATGCTTTTAACTCAAAACGATTCAATTAGAGATATTCTTTTATTCCCACAATTAAAAGATTTAAAATAATTAATTTAAAAATCGCGTTTTAAATAACTGCGATTTTTATTTTTAAATATTAAAAAATATGCTAATATAATAAAACATAGAACTATGGAAAATAAAACATTTACCTCTCAAATTAAAGAAGAATTAATTTCTCGAAATTTTAAAAAGCAAGATAAGCTTAATTTATTAAGCGGTTTTTTAGCTACCGCTAAATATGAAAACAAATATGCAAAATTAATTTTTAATAATAAACTATTATTGGAGTTTTTAAAAAATATTTTGGTTGAATTTAACATTCAATTTAAACAAGAAAGAAAAAATAATATTTTAATAAATATTGAAAAATTCGAAAATACAAAACTTAAATTTGAACGTGATTATTTCTCTGGAATTTTTTTATCTTCCGGTTCGATTTCGAATTTTAAAAGTCTATCTAATCATTTAGAGTTGAAATTTTATGATTTTGAAAAAGCAATTGAATGTTTAAATACATTAAATAAATACAATTTAGAATTTAAACTTTTAAAAAGACAAAATCATTTTTTAATTTATGTAAAAAAAATTGAACATATTTGTGATTTTTTAAAGGCAATTGAAGCTATAAATTCTTATTATCAATTAGAGGAGTATAAAATTGAACGGGATTATTATAATAATATAAACAGGATTACTAATTTTGATATTTATAATCAACAAAGAATCGCAAATGCTAATATTCAATTTTTAGAAAATTACGAATTTATAGTTAAAAATAAATTAAATATTTTTTTTACAAAAGATGAAATGAAGTTTTTTAAAATTAAAAAAAATAATTTAGATAGTAGTCTAATGGATTTAGTCAAATTAATTGCTAAATTAAATATTAAAAAATCTCGTTCATCTTTAAATCATTCTTTAATAAAACTAAAAAATATAGTTAATAAGTACAAAATTAAAAAAAATTAATTTTTTTTAAAATAAATATTTTTTTCTATATAATATTTTACATAGCAACCATAACGAAGGGGCACACCTGATTCCATTCCGAACTCAGCAGTTAAGACCTTCTGTGCCGACGATACCAAACGGGAAAATAGGTCGTTGCTTTTTTTATTTATAAAATTTTAAAAAAATATAAAAAAGCTATTTTCTTTTTTGTAAAGAAATCAGCTTTTGCTACATTGTAAGTTCAAGTGCAACACAAATAAAGTAAAATTTAGTTGTGTGCAGCT includes:
- the lysS gene encoding lysine--tRNA ligase produces the protein MERKYSEQELVRRSKISSLAEKNIRAFNSTIRPTISSKEINELFLEKTREQIDSEKKHVIYNGRVIAQRGPFLVLQDRFDNMQIYVDKKTIGEVSLEVLRQLDLGDIISVEGFVSKTHTDALMIKASKLVLLTKALKPLPDKYHGLVDPEERRRHRYVDTIVNEDSKKTFILRTKIIKGVREFFDNLDYLEVDTPVLQPILGGAAAKPFITFYNALNRNFYLRIATELPLKKCIVGGLERVYEIGRIFRNEGVDSTHNPEFTSIEFYEAYSDMWGMMERTEGVFKHLTQKLGIEKVKFNGYDIEFKYPFARINMVDAVSEKIGVNVRLLNDEQAIELAKKHDIKTEKYYKLGHVINELFEKYIEETLIQPTFVYGHPIEISPLAFKELEDERFTQRAELFIGTKEFANMFTELSDPIDQLERFEAQLEERENGNEEANEIDWDFVNALEYGLPPTGGCGIGIDRLIMLLTQNDSIRDILLFPQLKDLK
- the whiA gene encoding DNA-binding protein WhiA; protein product: MENKTFTSQIKEELISRNFKKQDKLNLLSGFLATAKYENKYAKLIFNNKLLLEFLKNILVEFNIQFKQERKNNILINIEKFENTKLKFERDYFSGIFLSSGSISNFKSLSNHLELKFYDFEKAIECLNTLNKYNLEFKLLKRQNHFLIYVKKIEHICDFLKAIEAINSYYQLEEYKIERDYYNNINRITNFDIYNQQRIANANIQFLENYEFIVKNKLNIFFTKDEMKFFKIKKNNLDSSLMDLVKLIAKLNIKKSRSSLNHSLIKLKNIVNKYKIKKN